One genomic window of Planctomycetota bacterium includes the following:
- a CDS encoding RHS repeat protein — protein MGFIAFIFSLIKRLVTGTPGTETTNSYDANGNTTTNAYDISGRLTTTTDALNNVVSYGYNVEDLMTSLTYTKGGTSVPTIYTYNDQHRLVRTDQPGYDITNPTGVITNTTYTGYDANGNVTSRTDGAGVNIQYAFDNINRMITKTYPNLSTVSTSYDAVSNLINISDTNTSTANEFDSLNRLTKVTDYMYNPAMAIDYSYYNDGVRKTLSQSGSTVTYTYDKARRLKSIAIAGMPGNISGYDYNALGQRTKETLVNGATVTYTYDSTTRWLTLVSNSTSTSALISSFVYTHDKVGNRVTMAGYNGGSSGAFTYTYNANYRLITETLVSGGMTLQTDYYYDEPGNRTRMSKNSGETTLYAYNNANQCISWTNPSGVCFTDKYNGAGSLITETNTASGVMQEWGFDYEGHQTVYSTTGTSAAYKIDAMGRRISKTVNGTTEYYFYDGANVFYDIFGPNSYRVYITAGLVPAGRPRQCREPA, from the coding sequence ATGGGATTTATCGCTTTCATTTTCAGCCTCATAAAACGTCTCGTGACCGGCACCCCCGGCACTGAGACCACCAATTCCTATGACGCCAATGGCAACACCACGACCAACGCCTATGACATAAGCGGACGATTGACGACAACGACAGACGCATTGAATAACGTGGTGAGCTATGGCTATAACGTGGAGGATCTCATGACCTCGCTGACTTATACCAAAGGCGGGACGAGTGTGCCGACCATTTACACCTATAACGACCAGCACCGCTTAGTGCGCACCGACCAGCCCGGATATGACATCACGAATCCCACCGGGGTAATCACCAATACCACGTATACCGGCTATGACGCCAATGGGAATGTCACCAGCAGAACAGACGGGGCGGGAGTGAATATCCAGTATGCCTTTGATAATATCAACCGGATGATTACCAAGACTTATCCCAACTTATCAACGGTATCAACTTCTTATGATGCGGTTTCCAACCTTATCAACATAAGTGATACCAATACCTCAACGGCAAACGAGTTCGACTCGCTAAATCGCTTGACAAAGGTGACGGACTACATGTATAATCCGGCTATGGCGATAGACTATAGCTATTATAACGATGGGGTGAGAAAGACGCTTTCCCAGAGCGGAAGCACCGTAACCTATACCTATGACAAGGCACGGCGCCTGAAAAGCATTGCGATTGCGGGCATGCCCGGCAATATCTCTGGATATGATTACAACGCCTTGGGGCAGCGCACCAAGGAAACACTCGTCAACGGCGCGACCGTGACGTATACTTATGACAGCACGACCAGATGGCTGACCTTAGTCTCAAACTCAACCTCAACCTCGGCCTTAATCTCTTCCTTTGTTTATACGCATGATAAAGTGGGGAATCGAGTGACCATGGCGGGGTATAATGGCGGCTCCAGCGGGGCATTTACCTATACCTATAATGCCAATTACCGGCTGATTACGGAAACCCTGGTGAGCGGCGGGATGACCTTGCAGACGGATTATTATTACGACGAACCCGGCAACCGGACGCGCATGTCCAAAAACAGCGGAGAGACGACCCTATACGCCTATAATAACGCGAACCAATGCATCTCGTGGACGAATCCAAGCGGTGTGTGTTTCACGGATAAATATAATGGAGCGGGAAGCCTGATTACCGAAACCAATACAGCAAGCGGGGTGATGCAGGAATGGGGTTTTGATTATGAGGGCCATCAGACGGTGTATTCAACAACAGGGACGAGCGCGGCTTACAAGATAGACGCCATGGGCAGGCGTATCAGTAAAACGGTTAACGGGACGACGGAATATTACTTCTACGATGGCGCGAACGTGTTCTACGATATATTCGGCCCGAACAGTTACCGGGTGTATATTACCGCCGGGCTGGTACCTGCAGGACGGCCTCGGCAGTGTCGTGAACCTGCTTGA
- a CDS encoding RHS repeat-associated core domain-containing protein, whose amino-acid sequence MNLLDSSQSVVNTYIYGTFGDLIVDSEIVPQRYKFTGREWDSESGTQHSRERQYRPTWGRFTRRDPIGYEAGINLYTYCDNNPGNYVDPWGLWQLKLANNNFDILAIAEHGDRLSELFKRIGGDFNNVLTLIYKGKEFGSSSPADLIKDPFLYTGDTFQLYGSIIPGIQKYKAAKFNKYDRLIQFWCLYWRYDRDKEIDPSLIKAMAFVESTLGNNPAAGNDILQVIRGGALENLAGRADKKGYEWHDDGTETTLNYDIPKGLTEGTINVEDSIKWGIRWLFYKAHLNILKDGKKTSDWKSWSEAIQLYNGTGADAEAYRNKVITIFSTGETVDGYKLFDIE is encoded by the coding sequence GTGAACCTGCTTGACTCTTCTCAATCTGTGGTGAATACTTATATCTACGGGACATTTGGCGACCTGATTGTGGATAGCGAGATAGTGCCTCAACGCTATAAGTTTACGGGGAGGGAATGGGATAGCGAGAGCGGGACACAGCATAGCCGGGAACGCCAGTATCGTCCAACTTGGGGACGATTTACCCGGAGAGACCCGATTGGGTATGAAGCCGGAATCAACCTGTATACGTATTGCGATAATAATCCGGGGAATTATGTAGACCCGTGGGGGTTGTGGCAACTTAAATTAGCTAACAACAATTTTGACATACTGGCTATAGCTGAACACGGGGATAGATTAAGTGAACTATTTAAAAGAATAGGCGGCGATTTTAATAATGTACTAACCCTTATTTATAAAGGGAAAGAATTTGGTTCTTCATCACCAGCCGACTTAATTAAAGACCCATTTTTGTATACAGGTGACACTTTTCAGCTCTACGGCTCCATTATACCGGGAATCCAAAAATATAAAGCTGCTAAATTTAACAAGTATGATCGCCTGATACAGTTTTGGTGTTTATATTGGAGATATGACAGAGATAAAGAGATAGATCCCAGTCTCATTAAAGCAATGGCATTTGTTGAATCAACTTTAGGGAATAATCCAGCAGCAGGGAATGATATTCTTCAGGTAATTAGAGGAGGTGCTCTTGAAAATCTTGCCGGCAGAGCTGATAAGAAAGGATATGAATGGCATGATGATGGAACGGAAACTACACTTAATTATGATATCCCGAAAGGATTAACAGAGGGCACCATAAATGTAGAAGACTCTATAAAATGGGGAATTAGGTGGTTATTCTATAAAGCACATCTGAATATTCTTAAAGATGGAAAAAAGACTTCAGATTGGAAATCATGGTCTGAAGCAATTCAACTATACAATGGGACAGGGGCAGATGCGGAAGCTTATAGAAATAAAGTAATAACCATCTTCAGCACTGGCGAAACTGTTGATGGCTATAAATTATTCGATATCGAGTGA
- a CDS encoding transposase family protein: protein MLKRLLIILTYLVDYWAGWIFYYFSQLIGKTFRLIESAKTVFFTPSPYLSELHYLKQEVRRLKYANTLMRQELNKAKAKRLCLCKKLQIIYFKLRFNISLSKIKEYLPISKTSVINYLRQLQKGISNLASRRRISYISPYRTPLCITALIWEMHGDNPHWGRWKIAFAIWKLGVYVSPSTVRNILNSPKPDYRRPESQEEKIKMREIIGKYPNHIWSIDFTTVYIWFKPLYILAVIDHFSRKAMVIATTFHPTAEWTIDKIKETALKYGTPKHLITDKGTQFTAGDFIRYLRGVGITHRYACIRRANGNSKVERFFRSLKYELLNLYLFFSKAKVDRLLKDYLAYYNEYRTHEALDGRVPNDRYSHKPRDKPDKNDKAIKGTVERIQFADGLLNAYRIKQVA, encoded by the coding sequence ATGTTAAAAAGGTTATTGATTATCCTGACTTATCTCGTGGATTATTGGGCCGGCTGGATTTTTTATTATTTCAGCCAGCTTATCGGAAAAACCTTCAGGCTAATTGAATCTGCCAAAACTGTATTCTTTACCCCCTCGCCTTATCTGTCAGAACTCCATTATTTGAAGCAGGAAGTGCGGCGGCTTAAATACGCCAACACCCTGATGAGGCAGGAACTGAATAAAGCCAAGGCCAAACGCCTCTGCCTCTGTAAGAAACTGCAAATAATCTATTTTAAACTCAGGTTTAATATCTCATTGAGTAAAATCAAGGAATATCTACCCATTTCCAAAACCTCTGTCATTAATTACCTCAGGCAATTGCAGAAAGGCATTTCCAATCTGGCATCGCGCAGGCGCATCTCGTATATCTCGCCTTATCGCACGCCGCTATGTATCACCGCGCTTATCTGGGAGATGCACGGGGATAATCCACACTGGGGACGCTGGAAAATAGCTTTTGCAATATGGAAACTCGGAGTATATGTCTCGCCGTCTACGGTGCGTAATATCCTGAATTCACCCAAACCGGATTATCGCAGGCCGGAGAGCCAAGAAGAAAAGATAAAAATGAGGGAAATAATCGGCAAGTATCCGAACCACATCTGGAGCATTGATTTTACCACGGTTTATATCTGGTTTAAACCGTTATATATCCTGGCAGTGATAGACCACTTCTCCAGAAAGGCGATGGTTATTGCCACTACATTCCATCCTACGGCGGAATGGACGATAGATAAGATAAAGGAAACGGCATTGAAATACGGCACTCCGAAACACCTGATTACTGATAAAGGGACTCAATTCACCGCAGGTGATTTTATCCGATACTTAAGAGGCGTGGGGATTACTCATCGTTATGCCTGTATCAGAAGAGCGAATGGGAATAGCAAGGTAGAAAGGTTCTTCCGCTCGCTCAAGTATGAGCTCTTAAATCTATATTTATTCTTCTCCAAGGCAAAGGTAGATAGGCTGTTGAAAGACTATCTGGCTTATTACAACGAATACCGGACGCACGAGGCATTGGATGGACGGGTGCCGAATGATAGGTATTCCCATAAACCAAGAGATAAACCGGATAAGAATGACAAGGCAATTAAAGGAACGGTGGAACGGATTCAATTTGCCGATGGATTGTTAAATGCTTACAGAATTAAGCAAGTAGCTTAG
- a CDS encoding trypsin-like peptidase domain-containing protein produces MTKPPELPPDLSASQAGVIIIRPLETGNNPYQREYDEMLYPTVRITTANGIGSGVVIQSSIVSLDPEGLGTSGQKLNSSKETREQLNNSTVELFVLTAAHVVGKYAEVSITFYDYSNTTFTTITASVVLTDTNKDLALLSLKADNYNLKTAALADRDYRYYLFAPVYVVGCSLGLNPRPSSGIISAINFDSVEITAPVLPGNSGGPVYTADTHELIGIAVWVRLCGNQLVTTMAGIVPIQTIYEFLDSATKTPSH; encoded by the coding sequence ATGACCAAGCCGCCGGAACTGCCGCCTGACCTGTCTGCCAGCCAGGCAGGTGTGATCATCATTCGGCCCTTAGAAACGGGTAACAACCCTTATCAACGGGAATATGACGAGATGCTTTACCCGACAGTAAGAATCACAACTGCCAATGGAATAGGGTCTGGCGTTGTGATTCAGAGTTCAATAGTTTCCCTAGATCCTGAAGGTCTCGGGACCTCAGGGCAAAAGCTTAATAGTTCAAAAGAAACTCGTGAACAGTTGAACAATTCAACGGTTGAACTATTTGTATTAACTGCTGCGCATGTGGTTGGAAAATATGCAGAAGTAAGCATTACGTTCTATGATTATAGCAATACTACCTTTACCACGATTACTGCTTCCGTTGTATTAACAGACACAAACAAAGACCTGGCATTGCTTAGTCTGAAAGCTGACAACTATAATCTAAAAACTGCTGCATTAGCAGATAGGGACTATAGGTATTATCTGTTTGCCCCGGTCTATGTAGTCGGGTGTTCGTTAGGCTTAAATCCCAGACCGTCTTCAGGAATAATCTCAGCTATCAACTTTGATTCAGTAGAAATCACCGCTCCTGTTCTACCGGGAAACTCCGGGGGGCCGGTCTACACGGCAGATACTCATGAACTGATTGGAATTGCGGTATGGGTTCGGCTATGCGGTAATCAGCTTGTTACTACGATGGCGGGAATAGTTCCTATACAAACAATATATGAGTTTTTAGATTCAGCCACCAAGACACCAAGTCACTAA
- a CDS encoding sigma-54-dependent Fis family transcriptional regulator, whose amino-acid sequence MPKREPLSDQPGSRKHRGTGSHGLAGYLEQIKSAILKKDWVEAKRHGEIAVKKLPRLSYTPQEEHSLYCRIGMVYFQLTELSGSLDNFYKAYAVALKNKMHSAYIAYAVQQIGFCLSAIRNMNQALKRFDEVEQYYKKYGNDFHPMGEFQHLYNLVGLGYCYLYHKNYEKVKELVEDYLPLSRMVASEEMLSAEYQHLKGEYFIQTRDYIKGREAFQEAIKSAGDMELSKWVLESQIHIAQIDALENKLSNAIWLLNNILKNARRLKLNDLICEASLFLSRCYSLSKMPEKAEEIEKRIRPSLNKLNTIWFYEKTREFESFFRQLESSKTTGEYACQPLVDILTHRYEASPNKQIIIGTSTAMQEVYNLIEKTAPTDLPVLIQGETGTGKELIANAIHSHSHRTNKTYLPFNCGVLPETLIETTLFGHTKGAFTDAKEDKKGYIELASGGTLFIDEIANMSPSMQQKLLRVMEEKLVWRLGAQKPIPVNTRFIFASNQPIEQLVGSKLFREDLFYRINTIVINLPPLRERKGDIPLLIRHFLRKYAPVLIHNRKPVSHRGIPDQSRFYRETKWGGVINDLPEISSSALQFLTAYSWPGNIRELENEIKRICVLYPETKTITETMLLETIQNYSRKALMLGSGKTNLKDLMGNSEKDIIKEALAKSQGNVTKAARLLGCSRVGLHKKIRRLKITIPDVTSR is encoded by the coding sequence ATGCCGAAACGAGAACCCTTATCCGACCAGCCCGGATCCCGAAAGCATCGGGGTACGGGGTCACACGGTCTGGCGGGTTATCTGGAGCAAATCAAATCCGCCATACTGAAAAAAGACTGGGTTGAAGCAAAACGCCACGGCGAAATTGCCGTGAAAAAACTTCCTCGCTTGTCTTATACACCCCAGGAAGAACACTCTTTATATTGCCGTATAGGAATGGTCTATTTCCAATTAACGGAATTATCCGGCTCCCTGGATAATTTTTATAAAGCGTATGCCGTGGCCTTGAAGAATAAGATGCACTCTGCATATATAGCCTATGCGGTCCAGCAGATAGGGTTTTGCCTTTCGGCTATCCGGAATATGAATCAAGCCCTGAAACGTTTTGACGAAGTGGAGCAATATTATAAAAAATACGGCAATGATTTTCATCCGATGGGCGAATTCCAGCACCTTTATAACCTGGTCGGACTGGGATACTGCTATCTCTACCATAAGAATTACGAAAAAGTAAAGGAGCTGGTTGAAGATTATCTCCCCTTAAGCAGGATGGTTGCTTCAGAAGAAATGTTGTCTGCAGAATACCAGCACCTCAAAGGAGAGTATTTTATCCAGACTAGAGATTATATTAAAGGGCGTGAGGCGTTTCAGGAAGCCATTAAATCTGCCGGGGATATGGAATTATCTAAGTGGGTATTGGAATCACAAATCCACATTGCCCAGATTGATGCTTTGGAAAACAAGTTAAGTAACGCTATTTGGCTTTTGAATAATATCCTTAAAAATGCCCGCAGGCTGAAACTTAATGACCTTATTTGCGAAGCCAGCCTTTTCTTAAGCAGATGTTATTCCCTTAGTAAGATGCCTGAAAAAGCTGAAGAGATAGAAAAACGAATCAGGCCTTCCTTAAATAAATTGAACACAATTTGGTTTTATGAAAAGACGCGTGAATTCGAGTCTTTTTTCCGCCAACTGGAGTCATCTAAAACCACGGGTGAATATGCGTGCCAGCCGCTTGTTGATATCCTTACCCATCGTTACGAGGCTTCGCCGAACAAACAAATCATTATCGGCACGTCTACCGCAATGCAGGAAGTTTATAACCTGATAGAAAAGACTGCGCCTACCGATTTACCCGTTTTAATCCAGGGGGAAACGGGAACCGGAAAGGAGCTTATCGCTAATGCCATCCATTCACATAGTCATCGCACAAACAAAACCTACTTACCATTTAATTGCGGAGTGCTTCCGGAGACACTTATAGAAACAACCCTTTTTGGCCATACCAAAGGCGCTTTCACAGACGCCAAAGAAGATAAAAAAGGTTATATTGAACTCGCCTCCGGCGGAACGCTCTTTATTGATGAGATTGCTAATATGTCTCCGTCCATGCAACAAAAACTCCTGCGTGTCATGGAAGAAAAACTCGTTTGGCGTCTCGGCGCCCAGAAACCTATCCCGGTTAACACCCGTTTTATCTTTGCCAGTAACCAGCCTATCGAGCAGCTGGTCGGGAGTAAACTCTTTCGTGAAGACCTTTTTTACCGGATTAACACTATCGTAATAAATCTTCCTCCTTTACGTGAACGCAAAGGCGATATTCCATTGTTAATCCGGCATTTCCTCCGGAAATATGCTCCGGTTTTAATCCACAACCGGAAACCTGTTTCCCACAGGGGGATTCCCGATCAATCCAGATTCTATCGGGAAACAAAGTGGGGCGGGGTAATCAACGACCTGCCTGAAATTTCTTCTTCGGCTCTGCAATTCCTCACCGCCTATTCCTGGCCCGGCAATATCCGGGAACTGGAAAACGAAATAAAACGCATCTGTGTTTTATACCCTGAAACTAAAACTATTACGGAAACAATGCTTTTAGAAACTATCCAGAATTATTCCCGGAAGGCTTTGATGTTGGGAAGCGGTAAAACGAACCTTAAGGATTTGATGGGAAATTCTGAAAAGGACATTATCAAAGAGGCTCTCGCCAAATCGCAGGGCAATGTCACCAAAGCCGCCCGCTTGCTTGGCTGCAGCCGTGTCGGGTTGCATAAAAAAATCCGCCGGTTAAAAATCACCATCCCGGATGTTACTAGCCGGTAA
- a CDS encoding energy transducer TonB, with amino-acid sequence MQRAKIFGKSKPWLVSFVIHGLFLGSVILLSGHGAVSNGPVIYSSNINLQAPSQETLITETHFPSFFNDNLFEEVKNIIVTEEPIDISSDMPTDFITDLTEKNNIPDAIAVYVPSDSAYKRLGPKKELKPTPRQETATTLFVPAKPLNDSAVNKAPVYPKKARELGQEGLVLLSVEISREGTVSKVEIIKSSGYTVLDESAIATIKTWKFTPAMINGEAVECSIKIPIRFKLT; translated from the coding sequence ATGCAAAGAGCGAAAATATTCGGGAAATCCAAGCCGTGGCTGGTTTCTTTTGTGATACACGGATTGTTTTTAGGCTCGGTTATTTTACTTTCCGGCCATGGTGCGGTATCAAACGGGCCGGTAATATACTCTTCGAATATCAACCTGCAAGCGCCATCACAGGAAACTTTGATAACGGAAACGCATTTCCCATCGTTTTTTAACGATAACCTGTTTGAGGAGGTAAAGAATATCATTGTTACCGAAGAACCCATTGATATTTCTTCCGATATGCCGACTGATTTTATAACCGACCTTACTGAAAAGAATAATATACCGGATGCGATTGCTGTCTATGTCCCCTCTGACTCCGCTTACAAACGCCTCGGCCCCAAAAAAGAGCTAAAACCAACCCCCAGGCAGGAGACTGCTACAACGCTATTTGTTCCGGCAAAACCGTTAAATGATTCGGCTGTCAACAAGGCGCCGGTTTATCCCAAAAAAGCGCGTGAATTAGGGCAGGAAGGGCTGGTCCTTTTATCCGTGGAAATATCCAGGGAAGGCACTGTATCGAAGGTCGAAATAATTAAATCTTCCGGTTATACCGTTCTTGACGAATCAGCCATTGCCACTATCAAGACATGGAAATTCACGCCTGCCATGATAAACGGTGAAGCGGTTGAATGCTCCATCAAGATCCCCATCAGGTTTAAACTAACTTAA
- the lepA gene encoding elongation factor 4 — protein sequence MNVPISNIRNFCIIAHIDHGKSTLADRILELTGAVTAREFRNQFLDDNEIERERGITIKAKAISLDYTYNNQKYLLNLIDTPGHVDFGYEVLRSLKACEGALLLVDATQGVQAQTVANTLLAIESNLQLIPLINKIDAPLAHSEEVKEEMKNVLSIKPEEITLVSAKTGENVALVLERVIKEVLPPRGSAANPTQALIFDSVYDAYRGVVVYVRVVNGILKQGDEIIMLNAKHEFKVEEVGIFKPKMVACKELKAGEVGYVISGIKNIRDVKIGDTIGLKKEEGVQALPGYKDPISMVFCGIYPSTQSTYKQLQTAMERLSLNDSSFQYEVETSEALGYGFRCGFLGLLHMEIIQERLNREEGVEVIQTAPNVTYEILVREAGGIITLRIDNPAKFPDESVLVEIREPVVRMSIIIPSDTIGTMMHLCEIRRGRLIRTEYISSTRVILTYDIPLAEIIYDFYDKLKSATRGYGTMDYSFMGYEVADLVKLKILVAGVEVDALSVIIHRDGAEAKGRRILQILRKEIPRHLFEVALQAGIGKKIVARENIKPYLKNVTGKCYGGDITRKRKLWEKQKEGKKKMKSIGRVEIPQKAFLSVLSTKED from the coding sequence ATGAATGTTCCGATAAGCAATATACGCAATTTTTGTATTATCGCGCATATTGACCACGGGAAATCCACCCTGGCAGACCGTATCCTGGAGTTGACCGGTGCGGTTACTGCCCGTGAATTCAGGAATCAGTTCCTGGATGACAATGAAATAGAGCGGGAGCGCGGAATTACCATAAAAGCCAAAGCCATTTCACTGGATTATACATATAACAACCAGAAATATCTTTTAAACCTTATCGATACCCCCGGCCACGTTGACTTCGGTTACGAGGTTTTGCGCAGCCTCAAAGCCTGCGAAGGTGCATTGCTCCTGGTAGATGCTACGCAGGGCGTCCAGGCGCAAACAGTTGCCAATACACTGCTGGCCATAGAATCCAACCTCCAGCTCATTCCTTTGATTAATAAGATTGATGCACCTCTGGCGCATTCCGAAGAAGTCAAGGAGGAAATGAAAAATGTCCTTAGCATTAAGCCGGAAGAAATAACACTGGTAAGCGCCAAAACCGGTGAAAACGTGGCGTTAGTGCTGGAGAGAGTTATCAAAGAAGTGCTGCCCCCGCGCGGCAGCGCGGCGAATCCTACCCAGGCCTTGATATTCGATTCTGTTTATGACGCCTACAGGGGCGTGGTGGTTTATGTCCGGGTCGTTAACGGGATACTTAAACAGGGAGATGAAATTATCATGCTTAATGCCAAGCATGAATTCAAGGTGGAAGAAGTCGGCATTTTTAAGCCTAAGATGGTTGCATGCAAAGAGCTTAAGGCCGGTGAAGTCGGCTACGTCATAAGCGGAATTAAAAATATCAGGGATGTGAAAATCGGCGATACGATAGGCTTGAAAAAAGAGGAAGGCGTCCAGGCGCTTCCCGGATATAAAGACCCCATCTCGATGGTTTTCTGCGGGATTTATCCTTCCACCCAGAGCACGTATAAGCAATTACAGACGGCGATGGAAAGATTGAGCCTGAATGATTCTTCTTTCCAGTATGAAGTGGAAACTTCGGAGGCATTGGGGTACGGCTTCCGCTGCGGGTTTTTAGGGTTGCTTCATATGGAAATCATACAGGAACGTTTAAACAGAGAAGAAGGGGTCGAGGTTATACAAACCGCCCCGAACGTAACCTATGAAATCCTGGTACGGGAAGCCGGAGGGATAATAACATTACGGATAGATAATCCGGCAAAATTTCCTGATGAAAGCGTTTTGGTGGAAATCAGGGAACCAGTTGTGCGAATGAGCATTATCATTCCTTCGGATACCATAGGGACCATGATGCATTTATGCGAGATAAGGCGCGGCAGGCTAATCCGCACGGAATATATCAGTTCTACCAGGGTAATCCTGACTTATGATATCCCGCTGGCGGAAATCATTTATGATTTTTACGATAAGCTGAAGTCAGCTACGCGCGGTTACGGGACCATGGATTATTCATTTATGGGTTACGAAGTGGCTGATCTGGTCAAATTGAAAATACTGGTTGCCGGGGTTGAAGTGGATGCGTTATCCGTCATTATCCACCGTGATGGGGCGGAGGCTAAAGGCAGGCGGATACTGCAGATACTTCGCAAAGAAATTCCCAGGCACCTGTTTGAGGTTGCCCTGCAGGCGGGTATCGGTAAAAAGATTGTCGCCCGAGAGAATATCAAGCCGTACCTCAAGAACGTGACAGGCAAGTGTTACGGAGGAGATATTACCAGGAAGCGCAAGCTCTGGGAAAAACAGAAAGAAGGAAAGAAGAAAATGAAGAGTATCGGGCGAGTGGAAATACCGCAAAAGGCTTTTCTTTCCGTGCTTTCAACGAAAGAGGATTAA
- the lepB gene encoding signal peptidase I: protein MESNGSVEINVTPAGDGNKLNQTLEWFRSNLEIFLIAFVLAMTIRCFCIDGFKIPSASMEPTLRGDPRTGDRIIADKFRLLISPIERYDVILFKYPLDRTKNFIKRVVGIPNEEIKTKYGNMYYRPKGESEYKIARKPLDIQESIWLPVWSWVPVTDSIKKRWALPSSTELYEITNNQLKLYANKSPDGKVSLELNGDIKDNYIGRGGGITGEHTVTDIKIGFKCVLSGTSSAVCVKMNTFSGVFNLHLSTDQENYLEYKGKKIVSINEKLIPLKQHLVEFLNYDKIVYIKLDGVIISEYDYNELPDDDYIVVSHPQITIEAYKTEVSFRDINLYRDIYYELSPNNSDKTQEIGGNKYFVIGDNVPNSRDSRAWRMKTFYLKNGKVIQCDASSTREISGYVEVYKEADGKGGDIWGNTHKIPIDQIIEEKTIEEDCPFVDFDNIFGKALFVYWPLRNIKIIR from the coding sequence ATGGAATCTAATGGATCGGTTGAGATAAATGTGACTCCGGCCGGCGATGGCAATAAACTGAACCAGACACTTGAGTGGTTTAGGAGTAATTTAGAAATATTCCTGATAGCTTTTGTCCTGGCTATGACCATCCGGTGTTTTTGTATAGACGGTTTTAAAATACCTAGCGCTTCAATGGAACCTACTTTAAGGGGTGACCCCAGGACCGGTGATAGGATTATTGCGGATAAATTCAGGTTATTGATAAGTCCCATAGAACGGTATGACGTTATCCTTTTTAAATACCCTCTTGACCGGACCAAGAACTTCATTAAACGGGTAGTCGGGATTCCTAATGAAGAAATAAAAACAAAATATGGGAATATGTATTACCGGCCGAAAGGAGAGAGTGAATATAAAATAGCACGTAAGCCTTTGGATATCCAGGAATCTATCTGGCTGCCTGTTTGGAGCTGGGTTCCCGTGACAGACAGCATTAAGAAAAGATGGGCGTTGCCTTCTTCAACGGAATTGTATGAAATAACGAATAACCAATTAAAGCTTTATGCGAATAAAAGCCCGGACGGTAAGGTTAGCTTGGAATTGAATGGCGATATTAAGGATAATTATATCGGAAGGGGTGGTGGAATAACCGGAGAGCATACGGTTACTGATATAAAGATTGGTTTCAAATGCGTGCTTTCCGGAACCAGTAGTGCCGTTTGCGTTAAGATGAATACGTTTTCAGGCGTGTTTAACCTGCACCTTTCTACGGACCAGGAGAATTATCTGGAATATAAGGGGAAGAAAATAGTTTCTATTAACGAGAAACTTATCCCGTTAAAACAGCATCTGGTGGAATTTCTTAATTATGATAAAATAGTTTATATCAAACTTGACGGGGTAATAATCAGTGAATATGATTATAATGAATTGCCGGATGACGATTATATCGTTGTTTCTCATCCGCAGATAACTATTGAAGCATATAAAACAGAGGTAAGTTTCCGGGATATTAACCTGTATCGTGATATTTATTATGAATTAAGCCCGAATAACTCGGATAAAACGCAGGAAATCGGGGGAAATAAATATTTTGTAATAGGGGATAATGTTCCTAACAGCCGTGATAGCCGCGCCTGGCGTATGAAAACATTCTACCTTAAAAACGGGAAGGTTATACAATGTGATGCTTCATCCACCAGGGAAATAAGCGGGTATGTGGAGGTTTATAAAGAGGCTGATGGTAAGGGTGGGGATATCTGGGGGAATACGCATAAAATTCCTATAGACCAGATAATAGAAGAAAAGACAATAGAAGAGGATTGTCCCTTTGTAGATTTTGATAATATATTCGGAAAAGCTCTGTTTGTTTACTGGCCTCTGCGTAATATAAAGATAATTCGATAA